In Anopheles gambiae chromosome 2, idAnoGambNW_F1_1, whole genome shotgun sequence, a single window of DNA contains:
- the LOC1270130 gene encoding uncharacterized protein LOC1270130 isoform X2 — protein MRLLGSAALLLVLSAVAVIGADEWGWLPLEDGLQGEEKVREKRQDIGVLPASQQNVTEVSDEDILKFILDSGRQGRSLEGFDEVYSDPSVQDALQNADDAQARNIIKDKLCSLGLMQCDGQGESIEGKRPYYPIYAQQQPPRPRPPVRGPPLPPQQYAQRPPQPPQQQAYPPKPQHQGPYGPPKPMPVPNHAQHKIGYAGPQQRPPYSGPPNSFAGPSYASAYPSKPLGPIYEGDTPPFEFEPIGAGEKIYESPLSKPGLVLNEGPLVKPVEQHIHHHYHHIDGAADSKTVVVNNPGPVGASVLSGSAVVGGSSSSSFNSGLYSAGGVYGGAQGLSGGGFSPLAGSDFDYKELKGVNNNNGFGQSGVYAAQSKPVFEGSSSSFGQGGQSSLYNQGPAQFGSNSLYSGESSSAYQGGNGAGFHSSNPALYKKELNVKGPAASNGLGTYSGNNYSKYSQYTNGQYAANGGQFGSSGGQFGANGGQQFGANGGQQFGANGGQFGANGGQYSQFANGNGIEDCVCVPYDQCPAQDVIGRKDDLILPLDPRNLKTDIEAAADEVVITDGNGTMTVVRVPKNATAEPETKTKKISKREAAEGKSNEAKDKASIEPSVPTPAPGHAQGSPTISFPSSRRRRRATDVSVPESLEEGQETVKQIEEPVAVEPSSVQEKSFSTEKRQAYYGPRPGQQQQQCSGRQVCCRKPVYRNPASQNLGKCGVRNAQGINGRIKNPVYVDGDSEFGEYPWQVAILKKDPKESVYVCGGTLIDNLYIITAAHCVKTYNGFDLRVRLGEWDVNHDVEFYPYIERDIISVQVHPEYYAGTLDNDLAILKMDRPVDLTSAPHIAPACLPDKHTDFSGQRCWTTGWGKDAFGDYGKYQNILKEVDVPIVNHYQCQNQLRQTRLGYTYNLNQGFICAGGEEGKDACKGDGGGPLVCERNGVWQVVGVVSWGIGCGQANVPGVYVKVAHYLDWINQVRGRF, from the exons ATGCGATTGCTAGGATCCGCAGCACTGCTGCTAGTGCTGTCAGCGGTTGCCGTCATCGGTGCTGACGAGTGGGGTTGGCTTCCGCTCGAGGATGGACTGCAGGGCGAGGAGAAGGTGCGCGAGAAGCGGCAGGACATCGGAGTACTGCCCGCTTCCCAGCAAAACGTCACCGAGGTTAGCGACGAGGACATCCTGAAGTTCATCCTCGACAGCGGTCGGCAAGGGCGCAGCCTCGAAGGGTTCGACGAGGTGTACAGCGATCCGTCGGTGCAGGACGCTCTCCAGAATGCGGACGATGCGCAGGCACGTAACATCATCAAGGACAAGCTGTGTTCGCTCGGGTTGATGCAGTGTGACGGTCAAGGCGAATCGATCGAAGGCAAACGACCGTACTATCCGATCTACGCCCAGCAGCAACCGCCACGACCGAGACCCCCGGTACGAGGGCCACCGCTACCGCCCCAACAGTACGCCCAGCGTCCTCCGCAGCCACCACAGCAGCAAGCTTACCCACCCAAGCCACAGCACCAGGGACCGTACGGACCGCCGAAACCGATGCCCGTACCGAACCACGCGCAGCACAAGATCGGCTATGCCGGACCCCAGCAGCGTCCACCGTACAGTGGACCGCCGAACTCGTTCGCTGGCCCCAGTTACGCGTCCGCCTACCCATCGAAACCACTCGGACCGATCTACGAGGGCGATACACCACCGTTCGAGTTCGAACCGATCGGAGCTGGCGAGAAGATCTACGAGAGTCCCCTCTCGAAGCCGGGACTTGTGCTCAACGAAGGACCGCTGGTAAAACCGGTAGAGCAGCACATTCACCATCACTACCACCACATTGACGGTGCGGCCGATTCGAAGACGGTCGTGGTGAACAATCCTGGCCCGGTGGGCGCTTCGGTACTGAGCGGTTCGGCCGTCGTTGGCGGATCCAGCTCGTCTAGCTTCAACAGCGGCCTCTACTCGGCTGGCGGCGTTTACGGTGGCGCTCAGGGACTTTCGGGCGGTGGATTTTCACCTCTCGCTGGGTCAGACTTTGATTACAAAGAGCTGAAGGGcgttaacaacaacaatggctTCGGGCAGTCGGGAGTGTATGCCGCCCAGTCGAAGCCTGTGTTTGAGGGTTCGTCATCTTCGTTCGGGCAGGGAGGCCAGAGCAGTCTGTACAACCAGGGACCGGCACAGTTTGGCAGCAATTCGCTGTACAGTGGCGAAAGCTCCAGTGCGTACCAGGGTGGCAATGGAGCGGGCTTCCATTCCTCCAATCCGGCGCTGTATAAGAAGGAGCTGAACGTTAAGGGTCCGGCCGCCTCGAACGGTTTGGGCACGTACTCCGGCAACAACTACAGCAAGTACAGTCAATACACCAATGGACAGTATGCCGCGAACGGAGGACAGTTTGGCTCTAGCGGAGGACAGTTCGGAGCAAATGGAGGCCAGCAGTTCGGTGCAAATGGAGGCCAGCAGTTCGGTGCCAATGGAGGCCAGTTCGGTGCTAACGGTGGACAGTACAGTCAATTCGCCAACGGAAACGGTATTGAGGATTGCGTCTGTGTGCCGTACGATCAGTGCCCGGCGCAGGATGTGATCGGCCGCAAGGACGATCTGATCCTCCCGCTTGATCCGCGTAATCTCAAGACAGACATTGAAGCGGCAGCTGATGAGGTGGTAATTACCGATGGTAACGGTACGATGACGGTGGTGCGCGTACCGAAGAATGCCACAGCGGAACCGGAaacgaagacgaagaagatCAGCAAGCGCGAGGCAGCGGAGGGCAAATCGAACGAGGCAAAGGATAAGGCCAGCATTGAACCG AGTGTGCCCACGCCGGCACCGGGCCACGCGCAGGGTAGCCCCACGATCAGCTTCCCAAGCAGCCGACGCAGACGCCGGGCCACGGACGTCAGTGTGCCGGAGTCGCTGGAAGAAGGTCAAGAAACGGTAAAGCAAATTGAAGAACCGGTTGCGGTTGAACCCTCCTCCGTACAGGAAAAATCTTTCTCCACCGAAAAG AGACAAGCGTACTACGGACCTCGCCCTggtcagcaacagcagcagtgcagCGGTCGTCAGGTTTGCTGCCGTAAGCCCGTGTATCGCAATCCAGCGAGCCAGAATCTGGGCAAGTGTGGTGTACGAAACGCGCAAGGCATTAACGGACGCATCAAGAACCCGGTGTACGTGGACGGTGATAGCGAGTTCGGCGAATACCCATGGCAGGTGGCGATTCTGAAGAAGGATCCCAAGGAATCGGTGTACGTGTGCGGTGGTACCTTGATCGACAATCTGTACATCATAACGGCGGCTCACTGTGTGAAAAC CTACAATGGATTTGATCTTCGTGTACGCCTCGGCGAATGGGACGTAAACCACGACGTTGAATTCTACCCGTACATTGAGCGCGATATCATCTCGGTGCAGGTACACCCGGAATATTACGCCGGCACGCTTGACAACGATTTGGCCATTCTGAAGATGGACCGTCCGGTGGATCTTACCAGTGCGCCCCACATCGCGCCCGCCTGTCTGCCCGACAAGCATACCGATTTCTCCGGCCAACGTTGCTGGACCACCGGCTGGGGTAAGGACGCGTTCGGTGACTATGGCAAGTATCAGAACATCCTGAAGGAGGTGGACGTGCCGATTGTGAATCACTACCAGTGCCAGAACCAGCTGCGCCAGACGCGCCTCGGCTACACGTACAACCTGAACCAGGGCTTCATCTGTGCCGGCGGCGAGGAGGGCAAGGACGCGTGCAagggcgatggtggtggtccgCTGGTTTGCGAACGGAACGGCGTCTGGCAGGTGGTTGGTGTCGTGTCGTGGGGCATTGGCTGCGGCCAAGCGAATGTGCCCGGCGTGTACGTTAAGGTCGCCCACTACCTGGACTGGATCAATCAGGTTCGTGGTCGGTTCTAG
- the LOC1270130 gene encoding uncharacterized protein LOC1270130 isoform X1, whose amino-acid sequence MRLLGSAALLLVLSAVAVIGADEWGWLPLEDGLQGEEKVREKRQDIGVLPASQQNVTEVSDEDILKFILDSGRQGRSLEGFDEVYSDPSVQDALQNADDAQARNIIKDKLCSLGLMQCDGQGESIEGKRPYYPIYAQQQPPRPRPPVRGPPLPPQQYAQRPPQPPQQQAYPPKPQHQGPYGPPKPMPVPNHAQHKIGYAGPQQRPPYSGPPNSFAGPSYASAYPSKPLGPIYEGDTPPFEFEPIGAGEKIYESPLSKPGLVLNEGPLVKPVEQHIHHHYHHIDGAADSKTVVVNNPGPVGASVLSGSAVVGGSSSSSFNSGLYSAGGVYGGAQGLSGGGFSPLAGSDFDYKELKGVNNNNGFGQSGVYAAQSKPVFEGSSSSFGQGGQSSLYNQGPAQFGSNSLYSGESSSAYQGGNGAGFHSSNPALYKKELNVKGPAASNGLGTYSGNNYSKYSQYTNGQYAANGGQFGSSGGQFGANGGQQFGANGGQQFGANGGQFGANGGQYSQFANGNGIEDCVCVPYDQCPAQDVIGRKDDLILPLDPRNLKTDIEAAADEVVITDGNGTMTVVRVPKNATAEPETKTKKISKREAAEGKSNEAKDKASIEPRLLGGGNGGDKKVVPTFGVSFGLPYPTGGYPLNPYGPHPAPNPYFGSLSANGLNLGLINVNPLLSLQVTKDEYGDKVLKPLVNLHVTPTENIVHKIGGLLAAKKQNIYHVFNQHEHYHSHHGGYPRPPPIYHPHHVHGPPPPYVDGPILSRPPPFGPGGHPELIYTKPPGPIYTGGLGGFNRPPPPPPFVGGQPPFGGPVGPHFGPQVGPAGGFGPAGFGGGPRPPYFRDASSVVKNGEDTEYYDNVELGRSTNVTFAGESTNAYRPAGNFKYQSVYPQNAPNNINANRAQYGRQYQNYRHEISELPTDRSNAVRLPSSIPTQSVPTPAPGHAQGSPTISFPSSRRRRRATDVSVPESLEEGQETVKQIEEPVAVEPSSVQEKSFSTEKRQAYYGPRPGQQQQQCSGRQVCCRKPVYRNPASQNLGKCGVRNAQGINGRIKNPVYVDGDSEFGEYPWQVAILKKDPKESVYVCGGTLIDNLYIITAAHCVKTYNGFDLRVRLGEWDVNHDVEFYPYIERDIISVQVHPEYYAGTLDNDLAILKMDRPVDLTSAPHIAPACLPDKHTDFSGQRCWTTGWGKDAFGDYGKYQNILKEVDVPIVNHYQCQNQLRQTRLGYTYNLNQGFICAGGEEGKDACKGDGGGPLVCERNGVWQVVGVVSWGIGCGQANVPGVYVKVAHYLDWINQVRGRF is encoded by the exons ATGCGATTGCTAGGATCCGCAGCACTGCTGCTAGTGCTGTCAGCGGTTGCCGTCATCGGTGCTGACGAGTGGGGTTGGCTTCCGCTCGAGGATGGACTGCAGGGCGAGGAGAAGGTGCGCGAGAAGCGGCAGGACATCGGAGTACTGCCCGCTTCCCAGCAAAACGTCACCGAGGTTAGCGACGAGGACATCCTGAAGTTCATCCTCGACAGCGGTCGGCAAGGGCGCAGCCTCGAAGGGTTCGACGAGGTGTACAGCGATCCGTCGGTGCAGGACGCTCTCCAGAATGCGGACGATGCGCAGGCACGTAACATCATCAAGGACAAGCTGTGTTCGCTCGGGTTGATGCAGTGTGACGGTCAAGGCGAATCGATCGAAGGCAAACGACCGTACTATCCGATCTACGCCCAGCAGCAACCGCCACGACCGAGACCCCCGGTACGAGGGCCACCGCTACCGCCCCAACAGTACGCCCAGCGTCCTCCGCAGCCACCACAGCAGCAAGCTTACCCACCCAAGCCACAGCACCAGGGACCGTACGGACCGCCGAAACCGATGCCCGTACCGAACCACGCGCAGCACAAGATCGGCTATGCCGGACCCCAGCAGCGTCCACCGTACAGTGGACCGCCGAACTCGTTCGCTGGCCCCAGTTACGCGTCCGCCTACCCATCGAAACCACTCGGACCGATCTACGAGGGCGATACACCACCGTTCGAGTTCGAACCGATCGGAGCTGGCGAGAAGATCTACGAGAGTCCCCTCTCGAAGCCGGGACTTGTGCTCAACGAAGGACCGCTGGTAAAACCGGTAGAGCAGCACATTCACCATCACTACCACCACATTGACGGTGCGGCCGATTCGAAGACGGTCGTGGTGAACAATCCTGGCCCGGTGGGCGCTTCGGTACTGAGCGGTTCGGCCGTCGTTGGCGGATCCAGCTCGTCTAGCTTCAACAGCGGCCTCTACTCGGCTGGCGGCGTTTACGGTGGCGCTCAGGGACTTTCGGGCGGTGGATTTTCACCTCTCGCTGGGTCAGACTTTGATTACAAAGAGCTGAAGGGcgttaacaacaacaatggctTCGGGCAGTCGGGAGTGTATGCCGCCCAGTCGAAGCCTGTGTTTGAGGGTTCGTCATCTTCGTTCGGGCAGGGAGGCCAGAGCAGTCTGTACAACCAGGGACCGGCACAGTTTGGCAGCAATTCGCTGTACAGTGGCGAAAGCTCCAGTGCGTACCAGGGTGGCAATGGAGCGGGCTTCCATTCCTCCAATCCGGCGCTGTATAAGAAGGAGCTGAACGTTAAGGGTCCGGCCGCCTCGAACGGTTTGGGCACGTACTCCGGCAACAACTACAGCAAGTACAGTCAATACACCAATGGACAGTATGCCGCGAACGGAGGACAGTTTGGCTCTAGCGGAGGACAGTTCGGAGCAAATGGAGGCCAGCAGTTCGGTGCAAATGGAGGCCAGCAGTTCGGTGCCAATGGAGGCCAGTTCGGTGCTAACGGTGGACAGTACAGTCAATTCGCCAACGGAAACGGTATTGAGGATTGCGTCTGTGTGCCGTACGATCAGTGCCCGGCGCAGGATGTGATCGGCCGCAAGGACGATCTGATCCTCCCGCTTGATCCGCGTAATCTCAAGACAGACATTGAAGCGGCAGCTGATGAGGTGGTAATTACCGATGGTAACGGTACGATGACGGTGGTGCGCGTACCGAAGAATGCCACAGCGGAACCGGAaacgaagacgaagaagatCAGCAAGCGCGAGGCAGCGGAGGGCAAATCGAACGAGGCAAAGGATAAGGCCAGCATTGAACCG CGTTTGTTGGgtggtggtaacggtggagaCAAGAAGGTAGTGCCCACGTTTGGAGTATCGTTCGGTTTGCCGTACCCGACCGGCGGCTACCCGCTCAACCCGTACGGTCCTCACCCCGCCCCGAACCCTTACTTTGGATCGCTCAGTGCCAATGGCTTAAATCTGGGGCTGATCAACGTCAACCCGCTCCTGTCGCTGCAGGTGACAAAGGACGAGTACGGCGACAAGGTGCTGAAACCGTTGGTCAACCTGCACGTCACACCGACCGAAAACATTGTGCACAAGATTGGCGGGCTGCTGGCGgccaaaaagcaaaacatttacCACGTGTTCAATCAGCACGAACACTACCACTCCCACCACGGAGGGTATCCGAGGCCGCCGCCAATCTACCATCCCCATCACGTGCACGGACCGCCTCCACCGTACGTTGACGGGCCGATCCTTTCCCGGCCACCGCCGTTCGGTCCCGGTGGCCATCCGGAGCTGATCTACACCAAGCCGCCCGGTCCGATTTACACCGGAGGTCTGGGAGGGTTTAATCGACCGCCTCCACCTCCACCGTTTGTTGGAGGTCAGCCACCGTTTGGGGGACCCGTTGGGCCCCACTTTGGACCACAGGTTGGGCCGGCGGGCGGCTTTGGCCCAGCTGGTTTTGGTGGTGGTCCCAGGCCTCCGTATTTCCGTGACGCTTCCTCGGTGGTGAAGAACGGCGAGGACACTGAGTACTACGACAATGTTGAGTTGGGTCGTAGCACGAACGTAACGTTTGCTGGTGAAAGCACGAACGCTTACCGGCCTGCCGGTAACTTCAAGTACCAGTCGGTATATCCGCAAAATGCACCGAACAACATCAATGCAAACAGAGCTCAGTACGGTCGGCAGTACCAGAACTATAGGCACGAGATCAGCGAGCTACCTACAGACCGATCTAACGCTGTAAGACTTCCATCCTCCATTCCGACCCAGAGTGTGCCCACGCCGGCACCGGGCCACGCGCAGGGTAGCCCCACGATCAGCTTCCCAAGCAGCCGACGCAGACGCCGGGCCACGGACGTCAGTGTGCCGGAGTCGCTGGAAGAAGGTCAAGAAACGGTAAAGCAAATTGAAGAACCGGTTGCGGTTGAACCCTCCTCCGTACAGGAAAAATCTTTCTCCACCGAAAAG AGACAAGCGTACTACGGACCTCGCCCTggtcagcaacagcagcagtgcagCGGTCGTCAGGTTTGCTGCCGTAAGCCCGTGTATCGCAATCCAGCGAGCCAGAATCTGGGCAAGTGTGGTGTACGAAACGCGCAAGGCATTAACGGACGCATCAAGAACCCGGTGTACGTGGACGGTGATAGCGAGTTCGGCGAATACCCATGGCAGGTGGCGATTCTGAAGAAGGATCCCAAGGAATCGGTGTACGTGTGCGGTGGTACCTTGATCGACAATCTGTACATCATAACGGCGGCTCACTGTGTGAAAAC CTACAATGGATTTGATCTTCGTGTACGCCTCGGCGAATGGGACGTAAACCACGACGTTGAATTCTACCCGTACATTGAGCGCGATATCATCTCGGTGCAGGTACACCCGGAATATTACGCCGGCACGCTTGACAACGATTTGGCCATTCTGAAGATGGACCGTCCGGTGGATCTTACCAGTGCGCCCCACATCGCGCCCGCCTGTCTGCCCGACAAGCATACCGATTTCTCCGGCCAACGTTGCTGGACCACCGGCTGGGGTAAGGACGCGTTCGGTGACTATGGCAAGTATCAGAACATCCTGAAGGAGGTGGACGTGCCGATTGTGAATCACTACCAGTGCCAGAACCAGCTGCGCCAGACGCGCCTCGGCTACACGTACAACCTGAACCAGGGCTTCATCTGTGCCGGCGGCGAGGAGGGCAAGGACGCGTGCAagggcgatggtggtggtccgCTGGTTTGCGAACGGAACGGCGTCTGGCAGGTGGTTGGTGTCGTGTCGTGGGGCATTGGCTGCGGCCAAGCGAATGTGCCCGGCGTGTACGTTAAGGTCGCCCACTACCTGGACTGGATCAATCAGGTTCGTGGTCGGTTCTAG
- the LOC1270130 gene encoding uncharacterized protein LOC1270130 isoform X3: MRLLGSAALLLVLSAVAVIGADEWGWLPLEDGLQGEEKVREKRQDIGVLPASQQNVTEVSDEDILKFILDSGRQGRSLEGFDEVYSDPSVQDALQNADDAQARNIIKDKLCSLGLMQCDGQGESIEGKRPYYPIYAQQQPPRPRPPVRGPPLPPQQYAQRPPQPPQQQAYPPKPQHQGPYGPPKPMPVPNHAQHKIGYAGPQQRPPYSGPPNSFAGPSYASAYPSKPLGPIYEGDTPPFEFEPIGAGEKIYESPLSKPGLVLNEGPLVKPVEQHIHHHYHHIDGAADSKTVVVNNPGPVGASVLSGSAVVGGSSSSSFNSGLYSAGGVYGGAQGLSGGGFSPLAGSDFDYKELKGVNNNNGFGQSGVYAAQSKPVFEGSSSSFGQGGQSSLYNQGPAQFGSNSLYSGESSSAYQGGNGAGFHSSNPALYKKELNVKGPAASNGLGTYSGNNYSKYSQYTNGQYAANGGQFGSSGGQFGANGGQQFGANGGQQFGANGGQFGANGGQYSQFANGNGIEDCVCVPYDQCPAQDVIGRKDDLILPLDPRNLKTDIEAAADEVVITDGNGTMTVVRVPKNATAEPETKTKKISKREAAEGKSNEAKDKASIEPRQAYYGPRPGQQQQQCSGRQVCCRKPVYRNPASQNLGKCGVRNAQGINGRIKNPVYVDGDSEFGEYPWQVAILKKDPKESVYVCGGTLIDNLYIITAAHCVKTYNGFDLRVRLGEWDVNHDVEFYPYIERDIISVQVHPEYYAGTLDNDLAILKMDRPVDLTSAPHIAPACLPDKHTDFSGQRCWTTGWGKDAFGDYGKYQNILKEVDVPIVNHYQCQNQLRQTRLGYTYNLNQGFICAGGEEGKDACKGDGGGPLVCERNGVWQVVGVVSWGIGCGQANVPGVYVKVAHYLDWINQVRGRF, encoded by the exons ATGCGATTGCTAGGATCCGCAGCACTGCTGCTAGTGCTGTCAGCGGTTGCCGTCATCGGTGCTGACGAGTGGGGTTGGCTTCCGCTCGAGGATGGACTGCAGGGCGAGGAGAAGGTGCGCGAGAAGCGGCAGGACATCGGAGTACTGCCCGCTTCCCAGCAAAACGTCACCGAGGTTAGCGACGAGGACATCCTGAAGTTCATCCTCGACAGCGGTCGGCAAGGGCGCAGCCTCGAAGGGTTCGACGAGGTGTACAGCGATCCGTCGGTGCAGGACGCTCTCCAGAATGCGGACGATGCGCAGGCACGTAACATCATCAAGGACAAGCTGTGTTCGCTCGGGTTGATGCAGTGTGACGGTCAAGGCGAATCGATCGAAGGCAAACGACCGTACTATCCGATCTACGCCCAGCAGCAACCGCCACGACCGAGACCCCCGGTACGAGGGCCACCGCTACCGCCCCAACAGTACGCCCAGCGTCCTCCGCAGCCACCACAGCAGCAAGCTTACCCACCCAAGCCACAGCACCAGGGACCGTACGGACCGCCGAAACCGATGCCCGTACCGAACCACGCGCAGCACAAGATCGGCTATGCCGGACCCCAGCAGCGTCCACCGTACAGTGGACCGCCGAACTCGTTCGCTGGCCCCAGTTACGCGTCCGCCTACCCATCGAAACCACTCGGACCGATCTACGAGGGCGATACACCACCGTTCGAGTTCGAACCGATCGGAGCTGGCGAGAAGATCTACGAGAGTCCCCTCTCGAAGCCGGGACTTGTGCTCAACGAAGGACCGCTGGTAAAACCGGTAGAGCAGCACATTCACCATCACTACCACCACATTGACGGTGCGGCCGATTCGAAGACGGTCGTGGTGAACAATCCTGGCCCGGTGGGCGCTTCGGTACTGAGCGGTTCGGCCGTCGTTGGCGGATCCAGCTCGTCTAGCTTCAACAGCGGCCTCTACTCGGCTGGCGGCGTTTACGGTGGCGCTCAGGGACTTTCGGGCGGTGGATTTTCACCTCTCGCTGGGTCAGACTTTGATTACAAAGAGCTGAAGGGcgttaacaacaacaatggctTCGGGCAGTCGGGAGTGTATGCCGCCCAGTCGAAGCCTGTGTTTGAGGGTTCGTCATCTTCGTTCGGGCAGGGAGGCCAGAGCAGTCTGTACAACCAGGGACCGGCACAGTTTGGCAGCAATTCGCTGTACAGTGGCGAAAGCTCCAGTGCGTACCAGGGTGGCAATGGAGCGGGCTTCCATTCCTCCAATCCGGCGCTGTATAAGAAGGAGCTGAACGTTAAGGGTCCGGCCGCCTCGAACGGTTTGGGCACGTACTCCGGCAACAACTACAGCAAGTACAGTCAATACACCAATGGACAGTATGCCGCGAACGGAGGACAGTTTGGCTCTAGCGGAGGACAGTTCGGAGCAAATGGAGGCCAGCAGTTCGGTGCAAATGGAGGCCAGCAGTTCGGTGCCAATGGAGGCCAGTTCGGTGCTAACGGTGGACAGTACAGTCAATTCGCCAACGGAAACGGTATTGAGGATTGCGTCTGTGTGCCGTACGATCAGTGCCCGGCGCAGGATGTGATCGGCCGCAAGGACGATCTGATCCTCCCGCTTGATCCGCGTAATCTCAAGACAGACATTGAAGCGGCAGCTGATGAGGTGGTAATTACCGATGGTAACGGTACGATGACGGTGGTGCGCGTACCGAAGAATGCCACAGCGGAACCGGAaacgaagacgaagaagatCAGCAAGCGCGAGGCAGCGGAGGGCAAATCGAACGAGGCAAAGGATAAGGCCAGCATTGAACCG AGACAAGCGTACTACGGACCTCGCCCTggtcagcaacagcagcagtgcagCGGTCGTCAGGTTTGCTGCCGTAAGCCCGTGTATCGCAATCCAGCGAGCCAGAATCTGGGCAAGTGTGGTGTACGAAACGCGCAAGGCATTAACGGACGCATCAAGAACCCGGTGTACGTGGACGGTGATAGCGAGTTCGGCGAATACCCATGGCAGGTGGCGATTCTGAAGAAGGATCCCAAGGAATCGGTGTACGTGTGCGGTGGTACCTTGATCGACAATCTGTACATCATAACGGCGGCTCACTGTGTGAAAAC CTACAATGGATTTGATCTTCGTGTACGCCTCGGCGAATGGGACGTAAACCACGACGTTGAATTCTACCCGTACATTGAGCGCGATATCATCTCGGTGCAGGTACACCCGGAATATTACGCCGGCACGCTTGACAACGATTTGGCCATTCTGAAGATGGACCGTCCGGTGGATCTTACCAGTGCGCCCCACATCGCGCCCGCCTGTCTGCCCGACAAGCATACCGATTTCTCCGGCCAACGTTGCTGGACCACCGGCTGGGGTAAGGACGCGTTCGGTGACTATGGCAAGTATCAGAACATCCTGAAGGAGGTGGACGTGCCGATTGTGAATCACTACCAGTGCCAGAACCAGCTGCGCCAGACGCGCCTCGGCTACACGTACAACCTGAACCAGGGCTTCATCTGTGCCGGCGGCGAGGAGGGCAAGGACGCGTGCAagggcgatggtggtggtccgCTGGTTTGCGAACGGAACGGCGTCTGGCAGGTGGTTGGTGTCGTGTCGTGGGGCATTGGCTGCGGCCAAGCGAATGTGCCCGGCGTGTACGTTAAGGTCGCCCACTACCTGGACTGGATCAATCAGGTTCGTGGTCGGTTCTAG